TTTGCAAAAGTATTGTTTTTTTTCGAGATGCCCAATAGTGGGTTTAGCGGATAAGATTGACTAGACCCTTTTTCTCGTAAATTTCGCCGTTGGCTTTGATGATTGAAGAATAAGAATAAGCGCCTGCCGGAGCTTTTATTCCGTCACTCATATAGCCTTGCCAGCCAATATTTCGATCTTCTGAATTGAATATAAGCTCGCCCCATCGGTTGTAGATATACAGCTGGAACTCTTCGACTTCGCTTATGCCTACGAAAGTGAAATTATCATTAATGCCATCTTTGTCTGGCGTGAATGCATTAGGAAATTCTATAACAGGCTCCAAGATGAGGCTGACCGAGTTAGATCGAACGAATACATCTCCTCGCTTGGCTGCTATTTTATATTTTATGTTTTTGTTGTTGAGTTCATTGCCTCTTCCTGTATGCTCAAATTCATTAGTTTCAATTTCAGGCAAAGGAGAAGAGCTGCTTTCTCTTTGGATAAAGTATGATTCCGGCTGATTTTCCCAGCCGATATATTCATCCCAAAATAAGTACGCGATGCTTTTGCTCTCTTGATCGTAATCCAGAAATATCGTTTTTGCGGATTTAAAAGGAGATTCTTGCTTGCAGGAGTTTTGATAACCAACTTTGAAGTTTAAAGGACCAGAGTTAGTATTTTGGTTGTTTAGGGTGATCTCAGGTTCTGTAGAGTTTGACGTAGAATTGTTGGTTTCATCGATAATTACATATTGAGAGATCGATTGATTTTCAGGCAGGTCCCAGCTTAATTGCACGGATTCGTTGCTAATGATATCCGCGTTAATATTTACTAATGGGAATAATTCACGCTGTATTTCGCTTTTGATAGAAACCTCAGGAGATATGCTTATTGAGTGAGAGTTTCGACCTGTCCATTGATATAAATATTCAAAACCGCAATTTGTGCCTTTGTCTTCATAAGGAACAACATGTTGATTTAGGTTTCTAGCCAAGCTGCTTTTATTTCTATCCAAATCAAAGTTGTAGTTGCTTGAAGTTTTCAAGTCAACTAAGATGGCGTTGTTGCCATTTTTAGCGGAAGGAATTATAGATGCTACAAAAGGAGAAAGCTTTGAGTTGCTTTCAGTGCATGCATCCAATGATTTTACTTGGTATTCATAGATGTTTTTCTGAGAATTTATAGATTGATCTGTAATTTGGGTATTAGTTTCGTTTGCGGGGAAAATTTGTATTGAATTATTGTCGTTTGTTTTTCTAAAGTATTCATAGTATGCCCCGGCTTGTTTTTGAAAAGTAAGTTTAATATTCGCGTTTTCAGCTAATTCATCTACAATTAGAGAGTCGATATTCGGATTTAATAAAGAGTTTGGCGTATTTACACTTACTGTGGATGTATTCTCGCAATTTCTATTGTCTTCTGTATGAAATAGCCCTGCGACTGTTAAATTCATTGATGCGCTTGAGCTTTGAATTGGAGGCGTTGTTTCCCCTTTATTATATGTATTTCCTAGGACTTCAAATTTGTCGTAGAAGCTGTTTTCATTGAACTCAATTTTTACTCTTCTATCCGAGCAAGGCTTTATATCAAAATCAGCACCTTCTCTAAGTTTTCCATGTACAGGATTCATATCAGAAGGTTTTATTTCTATTTCTATAAAATCCAGTTCTTGAAACCCACTATTCCCTTCATGTTGAGCCCATCTTAGCACTCTGTATATTTTTGTCTCAGTGAATGTATTTGAAAATACATGATAAAGATCTTCATTGCCTTCATCGTAATTGATATAATCATCATTTCCTATTGCATCGTAGTTAAATTGGACTAATTGAGCTTCGGAAGTTTCAGGATTCGTATTTACAAACTGAACGGTTACTCCGCTACAGCCTTTGGTGATTGAGGCTTTGAAATAGCCGTTTTCGCTTAATATCCATTCAGAATAAGGGTCGCTAGTTGCATAAGTGGTATTGCTGCAAAATATGGCTATAACGAACAGCCAAAAAATCTTCGATATAAATCCCTTTGGAGTCAAAATGAATAGTTTTAGTCTCAAAATTTTCTAGAATATAATAAAAAACCCTCTCAAATAGAATGAAAGGGTTATTATTTATAAAATAAACGACTTGTTTCTAAGGTTATTGTTTTGAAAGCTTGTCGATGATTTCATCTATTGTTAATTCTTCTTGATTGCCTTCCGCCATATTTTTCAAAGCGTAGCGTTGGGATTCAATTTCATTGGAGCCTACAAGAATGACAAAAGGTATGTTTTTCTTGTTGGCATAAGTCATTTGTTTTTTCAACTTGTTTGCTTCCGGATACAACTCTGACTTGATTTCAGCTTCTCTAAGCTTTTTAACAAGGCCAACAGCGTGCAAGCCTGCTTGCTTATCGAACTGAACGATCATTACCTGTGTGGAAACAAGGTTTTCGACAGGGAATAAATCAAGCGCTTCAAGCACATCGTAAATTCTATCTACGCCAAATGAGAAGCCAACGCCGGATGTCCCATCCAAGCCAAATACTCCCGTAAGGTTGTCGTATCTGCCACCACCGCTCACGCTGCCAATTTCTACATTATTGACCTTAACCTCAAAGATCGCTCCTGTGTAGTAAGAAAGACCTCTAGCTAGCGTGATGTCGAAATCGACATTCAATTCTTCTGGAGAATGTCCGTAAGCTGACAAATAATTAAACACTTCCTCTAGCTCTTCAATACCTTTTATTCCAGTGCTCGACGTTGGAGTTTCACTATTGGCGCCGAATAGCTCTTTAAGGAATGCTATTGTCTCTTCAAGGTTTCCTTTGAACTCAAGCACAGGCTTTGTTTTATCGACAGCTTCATCGCTAAAACCTTTTTGCCTAAGCTCATTCAATACTTTTTCTTGGCCGATTTTATCCAATTTGTCTATTGCCACGCAGAAATCACTTTCTCTTCCTTCCGCTCCAATAGCCTCGGTGATTCCAGTTAAGATT
The Aureibacter tunicatorum DNA segment above includes these coding regions:
- a CDS encoding gliding motility-associated C-terminal domain-containing protein, which translates into the protein MTPKGFISKIFWLFVIAIFCSNTTYATSDPYSEWILSENGYFKASITKGCSGVTVQFVNTNPETSEAQLVQFNYDAIGNDDYINYDEGNEDLYHVFSNTFTETKIYRVLRWAQHEGNSGFQELDFIEIEIKPSDMNPVHGKLREGADFDIKPCSDRRVKIEFNENSFYDKFEVLGNTYNKGETTPPIQSSSASMNLTVAGLFHTEDNRNCENTSTVSVNTPNSLLNPNIDSLIVDELAENANIKLTFQKQAGAYYEYFRKTNDNNSIQIFPANETNTQITDQSINSQKNIYEYQVKSLDACTESNSKLSPFVASIIPSAKNGNNAILVDLKTSSNYNFDLDRNKSSLARNLNQHVVPYEDKGTNCGFEYLYQWTGRNSHSISISPEVSIKSEIQRELFPLVNINADIISNESVQLSWDLPENQSISQYVIIDETNNSTSNSTEPEITLNNQNTNSGPLNFKVGYQNSCKQESPFKSAKTIFLDYDQESKSIAYLFWDEYIGWENQPESYFIQRESSSSPLPEIETNEFEHTGRGNELNNKNIKYKIAAKRGDVFVRSNSVSLILEPVIEFPNAFTPDKDGINDNFTFVGISEVEEFQLYIYNRWGELIFNSEDRNIGWQGYMSDGIKAPAGAYSYSSIIKANGEIYEKKGLVNLIR
- the hisS gene encoding histidine--tRNA ligase; amino-acid sequence: MAKQKPSIPKGTRDFGPDKMVRRNYIFNTIRSVFEKFGFLPLETPTMENLSVLTGKYGDEGDQLLFKILNSGDFTEDATHQDFDKGHKHLTPIIAKKGLRYDLTVPFARYVVMNRNDIAFPFKRYQIQPVWRADKPQKGRYREFYQCDADVVGTNSLLCEAEIVMMINEVFGKFKLNDYDIKINNRKILTGITEAIGAEGRESDFCVAIDKLDKIGQEKVLNELRQKGFSDEAVDKTKPVLEFKGNLEETIAFLKELFGANSETPTSSTGIKGIEELEEVFNYLSAYGHSPEELNVDFDITLARGLSYYTGAIFEVKVNNVEIGSVSGGGRYDNLTGVFGLDGTSGVGFSFGVDRIYDVLEALDLFPVENLVSTQVMIVQFDKQAGLHAVGLVKKLREAEIKSELYPEANKLKKQMTYANKKNIPFVILVGSNEIESQRYALKNMAEGNQEELTIDEIIDKLSKQ